In Mytilus edulis unplaced genomic scaffold, xbMytEdul2.2 SCAFFOLD_1863, whole genome shotgun sequence, the DNA window GGAGCATATTGTTAAATTCCTGTTAGGAGAATGTGATCAACAAGGGATTGCAAAGAATGGCGCAGATAGGTATGTTTTTTTCTCTACCATATATATCTTTGTATGGTACAGACACTTTGTACGTAAGAAAAGATGATAAAAACTGATTTCTACATTATACATTccattgaatttttattttacccTCAACTGTAGGTTTGCTAGCTATATTGCATTCACCTTGTTTATCAATCTGATTTGGCCTGCTTTCACTCTTCTTTTTTCATCacacttttcatatttttaaagccttgAAATTGTATATACATGTCAAAGAATGAAAGTATTATGGTATACTGATAGCTGTATGTCATTCCATCTATCTGTCTGTCCATCAATACTTTGTAGGATAACTTATGTTCGCTTTAACCTAAATAACTTATACACAACATATAAATTGAGGTGAAGAAATCTTTCTTTCAATTAAATTTTTTGGCTTTGTTTCTTTTACCcaaggcatttttttttacaaataactcatTTAATCCAGTAGTCCTATATTAATTTTCTTCAAACTTTACATTCCTGTTGGTATGAATGAAAGGAAACCCTCttatgattttttcaattttccaGTTTGCCTTTCCACAATTTGCGTTAATAGAATTTGgctgtcttttttttaatgtactaGCTCTGGTATGTCTTGATCAAATTACTACAAATTGAACACTGTTGTACGATTTTGAATATTTTCTTGTAAATCATTCTGTCGTTATGTGACATTTAACAGTCAGTGACGCAATATaaaaaagcagatgtggtatgattgccaatgagacaactatccacaaaagaccaaaatgacacaaacatcaacaactataggtcaccgtacggccttcaacaatgagcaaagcccataccgcatagtcagctataaatagcccctataagacaatgtaaaacaattcaaacgagaaaactaacggccttatttatgtaaacaaaatgaacgaaaaacaaatatgtaacacataaacaaacgacaaccactgaattacaggctcctgacttgggacaggcacatacacaaatgatgtggcgggggttaaacatgttagcgggatcccaaccctcccctaacccgggacagtggtataacagtacaacataagaacgaactataaaaatcagttgaaaaaggcttaactcatcagatagacaaaaaatacaagtggacgtggccgggtacttatacattccgacacaaaagacacaatgaacagatctgagagtacttgcagttatctgacagctaacTTATACTTATTTGACTGAGTGTATCCTCAGGcatgttatttttttacagagCCTTGTATTTGCGTATGATTAAATGCATTTTAAATGATCTATTTTATTTTGCAACAATTTCAATATCGATAGTGACGGCGTATCATGCTCTCTGTGTATTTAATATCTGGTCAGTAATTTATTTGAGTcgttatttataatattttttttctaattgtggcatttatttcataaatatacaGACTTGATTTCCCATTaactattttttaaagattttttgggAGTTCTTTTatcttggatttttttcttttttgaatttaaatgaaGTGAGTTTAATCTACCAGGGTGGGGATAACAACTGTGCCTTATCTTCAATGTTTGAATAAACATCAGTTAATTTGTGAATAAATGCTTAATAATTTAAACAACTATATCATTTTATAACATTCTTTCATATAGATGGAATGTCACTCCTTGGGAAGCAGCAAAAACTTCTGCACTGGAGATTGtttataatgaatttttaaaCCACTGCTCAGTAAGTACCACATCAGAATAACTAAGAACTAATTAAATTGTGAATATCCCCAATTTTAATAACAATTTGCTATACATTTTAATTGGAAAACATTGCCCATGAAAACTCTATATCACAAATGTAACAATGATTTACATGATTGATTATctttgatatcaataaataaaaaagtaggTAACTATCAAAGacacaaaagataccagagggacagtcaaactcatagattaaaagttaactgacaacgccatggctaaaattaaaaagacaacctgacaaataaagtacaaaagacacactatagaaaactaaagaataagcaacacgaaccccataaaaatggggtgatctcagttgctccggaagggtaagctgatcctgctccacatgtggccctcctcgtgttgcttatgttattacaaattcgGTATATAATCTAATTAGGTATGTCACATTCGTGAAActggaagggtattgtagttacaacaCAAGAAACATATCTGATATAAGCTGTGAGatggttatttcataacggtcaaccaactcatgattgCGTCcgtaacatttattaaaatatcaaatgagcTTATTCCTTAGTCCATGCCTGATTATCTAAAGATTAGCTCTGGACGGCAAGTGAGCTAATGTCTTAATGACCGACAAACTTGAATGTTTTCAGTATTTCACTCATGCCAAAATGAGAactctgcatgttatagtttgtCGCATTGGgtattattttcatgaaattttggcactgttctagagttatgctcctttttaaattgttatattgcAACACTTGATCAGGGAGCATTTTTCTTCTCAGACATAttatttgtgtatatattttattatatgataGGAGTTAAAGGACACAGAGAATGATGATTATAGAACATGTAGATTGATATATGCTGCAGCAAATGTGATGTTCCCACTTACAAAGGTATATATGTAAACATCCAGTATGTATTTTTTGTATGCTCTCATCCAAAAAAACTTACTTTTAAAGGAGTGGTTGGAATAAGCCACTGTAATGTTGctgattaaatcataaaaatttgaaattaattagatgttgatttttttcaatgcTGCCATTAAAACCTCATGACTGCTTCTGATCTCGGTCAAATCTATTTATCTCTCAATGCAAATGTGTAATAATAGAGCAAAACATATTTTTGTGGAAAAAATATAGGATaggatacattttttttgtttttcaaagtaCATTGTACAATGTGTTGAAATCTTTTGGAAACTGAATGTCTCCGTTACTGACACTCATACCATGATATATTGGCTATGAAATCTTTCAACCTGTGTAGATTAAGCTTATCATTCCAGAAACATATAGAATGTGCACTGATAGACGGTTTCAAAgattaatatatacatatatatagaacaATATTAAATCTAATTTTTACAAGAGAAATATTTACTGTCTTTctgtgcaaatttttaatttaatgctattcgACAGCTTACATGAAAAGAAAGTGGACATGAATTTGAGAGACTACGATGGACGTACTGCCTTGCACCTTGCAGCTGCAAATGGACATGTGGAAGCTGTTGAATTTCTTGTCAAAGAGGCAAAGGTTACCGTATCAATACCAGACAGGTACataaaactaaagattttacattaatattgtaaaattataCAAACTGTCTACCAAatttaattcattaaataaattgTAATCCATGCCATCTCATAATGAGTAAATTAACCTCACAGTGTTAAACTTTTCTTCTTTGGCATATCAAATATTATGTTTATGAaattgtatgattttgtaaaatgtgAAGACAGTTTCAAAACAAGAGATGGATGAACTCATATCAGATTCTCCAAAGAAACGATAACCTCGATACAGCTAAAGGTAGACAAACAATGAATTTTCTGTGAGAGGGAAGAAGGGTATTTTAGGGAACTTTCATTTTCACTTATTTCTAGACAagcttatttattttatttaaaatttgtacaCATTTATATCCTGCACTTTGTAGGACAGaatgttcattttcattttaataggTCTTCAATATTAATTCTATGCACAACACAGTGTAAAAAGATTTCAATAAAAaccccaaaaaatattttatcatgatgAAGAAGGACATGGgttgacacgggttatgttcatctcatatatgttatgatggtatgatactaaacccccaacgggaacttctcttgaactgaattttaatgtgcgtattgttatgcgtttacttttctacttttgctagaggtataggggagggttgagctcataaacatgtttaaccccgccgcatttttgcgcctgtcccaagtcaggagcctctggcctttgttagtcttgtatcattttaatttaagtttcttgtgtacaatttggaattaGTATGGAGTTCATAcgcactgaactagtatatatgtgtttaggggccagctgaaggacggctCCAGGGGCGGGAttctcgctacgttgaagacCTGTTcttgactttctgctgttgttttttctgtggtcgggttgctgtctctttgacacatttcccatttttattttcactcttatgATCATGTACAAAAGAAAGATTAgagaaattgaaaatcaaatattacaaaaacCAACAAAACTTCAATCATTAAATCATCTTAAAGCCAGTTAAAACAACTGAACGAACTTAAGTATAAATGGAAGGATTCATATTTTCTGCTTCAAAATTATGgatagaaaaaattaaaatgagtGGCGAAagatataccagagggacagtcaaactcataaatcaaaaataaattgacaacgcactggataaaaatgaaaaagacaaacagaaaaaaagtagTACACACGacaaaacatacaaaactaaagacttaacaacacaaaccccaccaaaagaTGGTATTAAAGGTTTTCTGTTACCTCCCTGCAATATTTTCAATGTCCTACTAGGGGCCTGGACGAGACCAAGTGGTATTAGTAATTAATCCACTGTTATTTTGAAACCAGCATATGACAAATGTGAAGTACTTCAGTCTTGATTGACTTAGGCAGCAAGTTTCCTGTGGAAGGTTGTGGTTATCTTTTGGCATTCCTGCTTCTCCCACCAATTACAGGTGGTTGAAATGAAAACGCAAATCTTTGAAAACACCAATAAACCAATCGATTATCAAATGTTCTTCTATATCCTTCTTCAAAAAAAATCTTAGAGTTATCTTAGACTTCTTCTTTCTGCAAAATGTCTATCTATGGTTATTTTTAAAGCCTCAAAATAAATATCAGTTTAACATGGTGATAGTTGTAAAATCATACAAACTAATTACATGGTTTTAGGGTAGCAATCGATTAATTATTAAGTCTTTATGTTTTACTGTACATATGTATGTGTTTAATACTACAGAGAATCCAGAATACCAATGAATGATAAAAATGAAGATATTCAAaagcttttgacaaaatataagaATAATGCAGGACAAAAGGCTAAGGTATGTAGTGTATAGAGTTTGTCtctataaatatttaaagtttatcTAATTGTAAACCTATTTGAAACTATTGAGCCAATTATAAAGTGATGTTTAACTTAGTAAAATTCTATGAATAAAGTTTGCAACAAGTACTTCTATCATTTAAAATGTTCCTTCTTGGAGAtaacaaataatgtttttaaaagagGATGTGGTAACGCCACTCATTTTAATCAAAATCTTATCTAAATCtatcaaatacatgtaacatTACTTCAAACCTGGATAGAATTTATggagttttgaaaaaataagATCTAGAAATCAGagataaatcagaaaaaaatttattaggaaaatattctgattttatGTATTGGAGTTTTGGGACTTTAATGTGGTTGTACAAGTTTTCTCATAATAACTGATAAACACTTTCAGCAATTTCCATGACACTATGGTAACTTGttaaatattaattgaaataagctccctttttttttttttttataaatttctatgAAATTGCATGACAAATTTTGTGTCAATCTGTACCACTGTATTTGCATGTGTATTTTTGGGGTAGGTTGGGTTATTTATTAGTCTAATTGAGCATTTGAACAGCGCTCAAATGGTGTTTTAAAGTGAAAACAGACAAAACATATCTATTTGTCAAcagtttgtaatttttttttaaaatgaactaTTTTACCTAATGTGTTTAAATTCATCATTTTATGTAAAGCTTTCAGTAAAAGATGAAACCTTGACTATTCTAATGATGGCTGCTTCAAAGGGATATTTACATACACTTAAGGATTTCAAGTAAGtctatacatgttatatcataGCTATAGTCTTTATTGATTTATCAAAACTACCGAGTTAAACAATTTACACTCTACTGattgtattcaaataaaaaacactGTATTTTTGTAAGAGTGAAATAGTTTATTCATGAAGAATATGAACAACGTATTTCAttataattaatttcaattggTCAGGTACACATATTTCAAAATGGACAGCAGTGATTATCTTAAAGAAACTCCACTTCATGTTGCTGCTGCTAAAGGGAGGTTAGATGATGTAAAATATCTCTTGCACGAAAGACAAGTCTCACCATTTGCTCGAAACAGGTAAATATTCACTTCTACACTTTTTAATTAGGTCAAAATCTGTGTCCATTTtgtgatttcaacaaaaattgaatatatcggattctttgatatgctgaatctaatcatgTATTTGGATTATGAATTTGGGCCCCCTTTTTCAAATTGATTGACATTGCGGTCCAAAGGGTCTGAAATTGATTTCGGTTTGTTTCCTCAAAAAATTAATTCTTCTGGTTCTTAATTACACTTAATCTTaccttgtatttatattttggatattggaccataaaaggCAAATgtccaatttcatttttttttaagttcttttaTCACATTCATTGTGTGTCATAAATCTATGTGTCAAATATtgttacaatccaaattcagagctgtaacttgaatattgtgtccatattGCCCCACTGTTGAGGGGGGTCATTATGGTCATAtcaagctgtgccctgcagagaATTTTTTCCCCTATTCTCTCTTAAAATATAATGGATAGGCCAAATTTGCCTCTACTCCTCTGCCCCAAACCAACTTACCCTCACATTTTCTACCTTTTGCAGATCCTATCTATtgtattaattgttatttttatgccccctGCTGTACCTgcgggggcattaagttttacccttgtctgtctatACACAAGTATGTACATGTGTACATATGTCTCTACGTCCTGAAGTTTGTTTctgttaattttatatatttcttaagttatgtccctttatgaatttatatgatatacaagcgtgggcatcatttgtgtcccatgaacacattgcccatttatttttttcatcttgaATACACATTTAATATTTGCGTTGGATTTTGAACAATTTAAGTACCGGTAACAATCAACAATTTCTTTGATCTCTTCTACTAGTAGCATAATTTATTCTTTGAAAAGCATTGATAGTACTGTAAAATCAGAAACTACTGTGTGCATTTATTACTGCTAT includes these proteins:
- the LOC139505227 gene encoding glutaminase liver isoform, mitochondrial-like, which gives rise to MLEEAKRLAIDSLDLLSVIMLEEAKLLAIDSLDIYSEATPPEDVQIVRLLNCASRGDIKRMRQFKECGYNMDACDYDKRTALHIAVSDNQEHIVKFLLGECDQQGIAKNGADRWNVTPWEAAKTSALEIVYNEFLNHCSELKDTENDDYRTCRLIYAAANVMFPLTKKHIECALIDGFKD